The Caldibacillus debilis DSM 16016 genome includes a window with the following:
- a CDS encoding ArsJ-associated glyceraldehyde-3-phosphate dehydrogenase — protein sequence MAVKVAINGFGRIGRLVFRAALDNPELDIVAVNDLTDAKMLAHLLKYDSVHGTLDKEVTVDGDSFIVDGHRVKVLAERDPAQLPWKELGVDIVVESTGRFRKREDAAKHLEAGAKKVVITAPAKDEDITIVMGVNEEKYDPQNHHIISNASCTTNCLAPFAKVLHEKFGIKRGLMTTIHSYTNDQQILDLPHKDYRRARAAAESMIPTTTGAAKAVALVLPELKGKLNGMAVRVPTPNVSLVDLVAELEKEVTVEEVNKALKEAAEGELKGILAYSEEPLVSKDYNHTTVSSTIDALSTMVIEGTMVKVLSWYDNEYGYSCRVVDLAAYIAKKGL from the coding sequence ATGGCAGTGAAAGTTGCAATTAACGGATTCGGACGGATTGGGCGCCTCGTGTTCCGTGCGGCTCTCGACAATCCGGAATTGGACATTGTGGCGGTCAACGACTTGACCGACGCCAAAATGCTTGCCCACCTCCTGAAATACGACTCCGTTCACGGCACCTTGGACAAGGAAGTCACCGTTGACGGCGATTCCTTCATCGTCGACGGCCATCGCGTGAAGGTTCTCGCGGAACGCGATCCGGCCCAACTGCCATGGAAAGAACTCGGCGTCGATATCGTGGTGGAATCCACCGGCCGTTTCAGAAAACGGGAAGATGCCGCCAAGCATTTGGAAGCCGGCGCGAAAAAAGTGGTGATTACCGCTCCCGCGAAGGATGAAGATATTACGATCGTCATGGGCGTCAACGAAGAAAAATACGATCCGCAAAATCACCATATCATTTCCAACGCGTCCTGCACGACCAACTGCCTGGCTCCCTTCGCAAAAGTGCTGCATGAAAAATTCGGCATTAAACGCGGCTTGATGACGACGATCCATTCTTACACGAACGACCAACAAATCCTGGATTTGCCCCATAAAGACTATCGCCGCGCCCGCGCTGCCGCCGAATCGATGATCCCGACCACGACGGGAGCCGCAAAAGCGGTCGCTTTGGTGCTGCCGGAATTGAAAGGAAAACTGAACGGCATGGCCGTTCGCGTGCCGACGCCGAACGTATCCCTCGTCGATTTGGTGGCCGAGCTCGAAAAAGAAGTCACCGTGGAAGAAGTCAACAAGGCCTTGAAAGAAGCGGCGGAAGGCGAATTGAAAGGTATCTTGGCCTACTCTGAAGAACCGCTCGTTTCCAAAGACTACAACCATACGACCGTATCTTCCACCATCGATGCCCTGTCGACGATGGTCATCGAAGGCACCATGGTCAAAGTCCTTTCTTGGTATGACAACGAATACGGCTATTCCTGCCGCGTCGTCGACCTGGCCGCTTACATCGCCAAGAAAGGTTTATAA
- a CDS encoding phosphoglycerate kinase, with product MNKKTVRDIDVKGKRVFVRVDFNVPMKDGKVTDDTRIRAALPTIRYLIEHGAKVILASHLGRPKGQVVEEMRLTAAGERLSELLGKKVLKTDEAFGDTVKAEIEKMQEGDVLLLENVRFYPGETKNDPELAKAFAELADVYVNDAFGSAHRAHASTEGIARHLPAVAGFLMEKELAALGGALENPKRPFTAIIGGAKVKDKIGVIDNLLDKVDNLIIGGGLAYTFVKAKGYEIGKSLLEEDKIELAKEFMKKAEEKGVKFYMPVDAVVAKEFSENAESKVVDIDAIPEDWQALDIGPKTAKLYRDVILQSKLVVWNGPMGVFEFDKFAEGTKQVALALADAKDAFTVIGGGDSAAAVKKFGLADQMGHVSTGGGASLEFMEGKVLPGVAALDDKE from the coding sequence ATGAACAAGAAAACCGTGAGGGATATTGATGTAAAAGGGAAACGGGTATTCGTCCGCGTCGACTTCAACGTGCCGATGAAGGACGGAAAAGTGACCGATGACACGAGAATCCGCGCCGCCCTTCCGACCATCCGTTACTTGATCGAACACGGGGCGAAAGTGATCCTCGCCAGCCATCTCGGCCGGCCGAAAGGACAAGTGGTGGAAGAAATGCGCTTGACCGCCGCCGGGGAAAGACTTTCGGAGCTCCTCGGGAAAAAGGTGCTGAAAACGGACGAAGCCTTCGGGGACACGGTGAAAGCGGAGATCGAAAAAATGCAGGAAGGGGACGTGCTCCTGTTAGAAAACGTCCGCTTCTATCCCGGCGAAACGAAAAATGATCCGGAACTGGCGAAAGCCTTTGCCGAATTGGCGGATGTGTACGTCAACGACGCCTTCGGTTCCGCCCACCGGGCCCACGCTTCGACGGAAGGCATCGCCCGTCATTTGCCCGCCGTTGCCGGATTTTTGATGGAAAAAGAATTGGCGGCATTGGGCGGAGCTTTGGAAAATCCGAAACGTCCGTTTACGGCCATCATCGGCGGCGCGAAAGTGAAGGACAAGATCGGCGTCATCGATAACCTTTTGGATAAAGTGGACAATCTGATCATCGGGGGCGGACTCGCCTATACCTTCGTCAAAGCGAAGGGCTATGAAATCGGAAAATCGCTCCTCGAAGAAGACAAGATCGAATTGGCGAAAGAATTCATGAAAAAAGCGGAAGAAAAAGGCGTCAAATTTTACATGCCCGTCGACGCCGTTGTCGCCAAAGAGTTCTCCGAAAATGCCGAATCGAAAGTCGTGGATATTGACGCCATTCCGGAAGACTGGCAGGCCCTCGACATCGGCCCGAAGACGGCGAAACTTTACCGCGATGTCATCCTCCAATCGAAATTGGTCGTATGGAACGGACCGATGGGCGTCTTCGAATTCGACAAATTTGCCGAAGGGACGAAACAAGTCGCCCTGGCTTTGGCCGATGCGAAGGATGCCTTTACCGTGATCGGCGGCGGGGATTCTGCCGCAGCCGTAAAAAAATTCGGCCTGGCCGATCAAATGGGCCATGTTTCCACCGGCGGAGGCGCTTCATTGGAATTCATGGAAGGGAAAGTGCTTCCCGGGGTTGCGGCCTTGGATGACAAAGAATGA
- the tpiA gene encoding triose-phosphate isomerase: protein MRKPIIAGNWKMHKTAAEAVDFVEKVKDKIPPNDRVDAVVCAPALFLDRLVGAVKGSELAVGAQNMHFQDQGAFTGEISPLALSDLGVQYVIIGHSERREMFNETDESVNKKMHAAFKHSLVPIVCVGETLEQREKGETKHVVETQIKKAFEGLKPDQAEKAVVAYEPVWAIGTGRSATAEDANEVCGYIRSVIADMFGKEVAEKVRIQYGGSVKPDNIGDFVKQPHIDGALVGGASLDPQSFLQLLEASK, encoded by the coding sequence ATGCGCAAACCCATTATCGCCGGCAATTGGAAGATGCATAAAACCGCCGCCGAAGCGGTGGATTTTGTCGAAAAGGTAAAGGATAAAATACCGCCCAATGATCGGGTGGACGCGGTGGTTTGCGCGCCGGCCCTGTTTCTCGACCGGCTTGTCGGCGCCGTGAAAGGATCGGAACTGGCCGTCGGCGCGCAAAACATGCATTTTCAGGATCAAGGAGCCTTTACCGGGGAAATCAGCCCCCTGGCCCTGTCCGATCTTGGCGTCCAATATGTGATCATCGGCCATTCGGAACGGAGAGAGATGTTCAACGAAACCGATGAATCGGTCAACAAAAAGATGCACGCCGCCTTTAAGCATTCGCTGGTTCCCATCGTCTGCGTCGGGGAAACCCTCGAGCAGCGGGAAAAGGGCGAAACGAAGCATGTGGTGGAAACCCAGATCAAAAAAGCCTTTGAGGGATTGAAACCGGATCAGGCGGAAAAGGCGGTCGTCGCCTACGAGCCGGTTTGGGCGATCGGGACCGGCAGATCGGCCACGGCGGAAGACGCCAATGAAGTTTGCGGATACATCCGGTCCGTGATCGCCGACATGTTCGGCAAGGAAGTCGCGGAAAAAGTCCGCATCCAGTACGGCGGAAGCGTAAAGCCGGACAATATCGGGGATTTTGTCAAACAGCCCCATATTGACGGTGCCCTTGTCGGCGGAGCCAGCCTGGATCCCCAATCATTTCTTCAATTACTGGAGGCATCGAAATGA
- the gpmI gene encoding 2,3-bisphosphoglycerate-independent phosphoglycerate mutase has protein sequence MSKAPTALIILDGFGLRDEVKGNAVAQANKPNFDRYWNEFPHSTLKASGEAVGLPEGQMGNSEVGHLNIGAGRIVYQSLTRVDIAIRTGEFEKNETFLKAIEHVKKHGTNLHIFGLLSDGGVHSHINHLFALLRLAQKQNLPNVYVHAFLDGRDVGPQTAKTYIRQTLDKMKEYGVGQFATISGRYYSMDRDKRWDRVEKAYRAMVYGEGPKYRDPFACVDDSYKNGIYDEFVIPSVMVDENGEPVATIKDRDAIIFYNFRPDRAIQISNAFTNEEYTHFDRGPKHPKDLFFVCLTHFSETVKGYVAFEPTSLDDVLGEVLSKHGLKQLRIAETEKYPHVTFFFNGGSEQQFPGEDRILINSPKVATYDLKPEMSAYEVTDALLNELKKDKYDVIILNFANPDMVGHSGKLEPTIKAVEAVDECLGKVVDLILEKGGTAIITADHGNADEVVTLDGKPMTAHTTNPVPVIVTKKGIELRDDGILGDLAPTMLDLLGIEKPEAMTGKSLIKK, from the coding sequence ATGAGCAAAGCACCAACAGCCTTAATCATCCTTGACGGTTTCGGACTGAGGGATGAAGTGAAGGGGAATGCGGTCGCCCAGGCGAACAAGCCGAATTTTGACCGTTATTGGAACGAATTCCCCCATTCCACGCTGAAAGCCAGCGGGGAAGCCGTCGGTTTGCCGGAAGGCCAAATGGGGAATTCGGAAGTCGGCCATTTGAATATCGGCGCGGGAAGGATCGTTTATCAAAGCCTGACCCGGGTGGACATTGCCATCCGGACCGGGGAATTTGAAAAAAACGAAACCTTTTTGAAGGCCATTGAACATGTGAAAAAACACGGTACGAATTTGCATATTTTCGGCCTCCTTTCCGACGGAGGGGTGCATTCCCATATCAACCATCTGTTCGCCCTGCTCCGGCTGGCCCAAAAGCAAAACCTGCCGAATGTCTATGTGCATGCCTTTTTGGATGGCCGGGATGTGGGGCCGCAAACGGCGAAAACCTACATCCGGCAAACGCTGGACAAAATGAAAGAATACGGCGTCGGCCAATTCGCCACCATTTCCGGCCGGTATTATTCCATGGACCGCGACAAACGCTGGGACCGGGTGGAAAAGGCATACCGGGCCATGGTGTACGGGGAAGGCCCGAAATACCGGGATCCCTTCGCCTGCGTGGACGATTCCTATAAAAACGGCATTTACGACGAATTTGTCATCCCCTCGGTCATGGTGGACGAAAACGGGGAACCGGTGGCGACGATTAAAGACCGGGACGCGATCATCTTTTACAATTTCCGTCCCGACCGGGCCATCCAAATTTCCAACGCCTTTACCAACGAAGAGTACACCCATTTTGACCGCGGCCCGAAACATCCGAAGGATTTGTTCTTCGTCTGCCTGACCCATTTCAGCGAAACGGTGAAAGGCTACGTGGCCTTCGAACCGACCAGCCTGGATGATGTGCTGGGAGAAGTTTTATCCAAGCACGGCTTAAAGCAGCTCCGGATCGCGGAAACGGAAAAATATCCCCATGTCACCTTCTTCTTTAACGGCGGCAGCGAACAGCAATTCCCCGGGGAAGACCGGATTTTGATCAATTCCCCGAAGGTGGCCACCTACGATTTGAAGCCGGAAATGAGCGCCTATGAAGTGACCGACGCCTTGCTGAACGAATTGAAAAAAGACAAATACGATGTGATCATCTTGAACTTTGCCAACCCGGACATGGTCGGGCATTCCGGCAAACTGGAACCGACGATCAAGGCGGTGGAAGCCGTCGATGAATGCCTGGGGAAAGTCGTCGATCTCATTCTGGAAAAGGGCGGAACGGCGATCATCACCGCCGACCACGGAAACGCCGATGAAGTGGTCACATTGGACGGAAAGCCGATGACGGCCCATACGACAAACCCGGTTCCCGTCATCGTCACGAAGAAAGGGATCGAATTGCGCGATGACGGAATTTTGGGCGATCTGGCACCGACGATGCTGGATCTGCTCGGAATTGAGAAACCGGAAGCCATGACAGGAAAAAGCTTAATCAAAAAATAA
- the eno gene encoding phosphopyruvate hydratase gives MPLIKEIYAREVLDSRGNPTVEVEVYTESGAFGRALVPSGASTGEYEAVELRDGDKSRYLGKGVLNAVKNVNEIIAPEIVGYHVLDQVAIDKAMIELDGTENKGKLGANAILGVSLAVARAAADYLGVELYQYLGGFNAKQLPVPMMNILNGGKHADNTVDIQEFMILPVGAPNFREALRMGAEIFHSLRAVLKAKGYNTAVGDEGGFAPSLKSNEEALQTIIEAIEKAGYKPGEEVMLGMDVAASELFNKEDGKYHFPGEGVVRTSAEMVDFYEDLCNKYPIISIEDGLGENDWDGFKLLTERLGKKVQLVGDDLFVTNTKKLAQGIEKGIANSILIKVNQIGTLTETFDAIEMAKKAGYTAIVSHRSGETEDSTIADIAVATNAGQIKTGAPSRTDRVAKYNQLLRIEDQLGDTAQYLGLKAFYNLKK, from the coding sequence ATGCCATTGATCAAAGAAATTTACGCCCGTGAAGTATTGGATTCCAGAGGCAACCCGACGGTGGAAGTGGAAGTTTACACGGAATCGGGAGCTTTCGGCCGCGCCCTTGTCCCGAGCGGCGCATCCACCGGGGAATATGAAGCCGTTGAACTTCGCGACGGGGACAAAAGCCGGTATTTGGGGAAAGGCGTTTTGAACGCCGTGAAAAACGTCAATGAGATCATCGCCCCGGAAATCGTCGGTTACCATGTCCTCGATCAGGTGGCCATCGACAAGGCGATGATCGAATTGGACGGCACCGAAAATAAAGGGAAATTGGGCGCCAACGCCATTTTGGGCGTATCCCTGGCCGTCGCCCGGGCCGCCGCGGATTACCTCGGCGTCGAATTGTATCAATATCTCGGCGGATTCAACGCCAAACAGCTTCCGGTGCCGATGATGAACATCCTGAACGGGGGAAAACACGCCGACAACACCGTCGACATCCAAGAATTCATGATCCTGCCGGTGGGCGCTCCCAATTTCCGCGAAGCGCTCCGCATGGGGGCGGAAATCTTCCACAGCCTGCGCGCCGTTTTGAAAGCGAAGGGCTATAACACCGCCGTCGGCGATGAAGGCGGCTTTGCCCCGAGCTTAAAATCCAACGAAGAAGCGCTGCAAACGATCATTGAAGCCATCGAAAAAGCCGGCTACAAACCGGGAGAAGAAGTGATGCTCGGGATGGACGTGGCCGCATCCGAACTGTTCAACAAAGAAGACGGCAAATACCATTTCCCGGGAGAAGGCGTCGTCCGCACATCCGCGGAAATGGTGGACTTCTACGAAGACCTGTGCAACAAATATCCGATCATTTCCATTGAAGACGGTCTCGGGGAAAACGACTGGGACGGCTTCAAGCTTCTGACCGAACGCCTGGGCAAGAAAGTGCAGCTCGTCGGGGACGACCTGTTCGTCACCAATACGAAAAAATTGGCGCAAGGGATCGAAAAGGGAATCGCCAACTCCATCCTGATCAAGGTGAACCAAATCGGCACGCTGACGGAAACTTTTGATGCCATCGAAATGGCGAAAAAGGCGGGGTATACGGCCATCGTTTCCCACCGTTCCGGCGAAACGGAAGACAGCACGATCGCCGATATCGCCGTGGCGACCAATGCCGGTCAAATCAAAACCGGCGCGCCGTCCCGCACCGACCGGGT